TTGTCAGGGGTTTCCTGGGAGCAGCTTCAGAACATCCCACCCGCTCCATATTTCCCCCGCTGCCACACTTCCCCCTCAAGGAGCCGGCTTCTTCGTGCTTCCTCCACCGCCTCAAGTCCTCTCCCCACTTACCTTCTGCCTGCTCCCTAGAAACATGGacaaggaaggagggggagagaggggacagTTAGACATCTTGGAATGATCTCTCCTCATCTCAAGCCCCCAACCCTGCCAGAGGCCATCACTCACTCCTCGTAATCTTGTTCTTCCGTGTCTGACATTCTGGAGTGACCTACAGAACAGAGAAGAGAGGCTGAGTAGGATAGGGTCCCCAAGGGAAGAGGGCTGGTCCCTGGACTCCTGGGGCTGAGGGAGGTGCGATGGGGTCTGGACCTCTGGATCAGAGCAGGGAAGGCTAGCATCCAGCATTCCAGCTCATGGAAGCCAGGCCCCAGTCCTATACCGAGCCTGCCTACCCTGCCCCCTCTCCCAGCTGTCTTCTTTTGTCCTGTGACAGGTTCATGGAAACCTGATCCCTGAAGGGATTAGGAGATATTGGAAAAGGGACAGGATTTGAAGACAATAGCTGCCCCACCCCTAGTGCTATTTTGGGGGAATgtcacagacagagaaacagaggacATTTCCCAATAAGGAACTGGAGAAGTGGGGCGTCCCCCACCACTGCGCCTCTCCTACCACAGCCCCTTGCTCACCTAACATTCCTCCTGTGTCTGTTTTCCTTCCGCCTAAATTCTGCTCAGGGATGTGTGTGCATCCATCAAAAGCAGCTTCAGCCTGATCTCCTAAAGACCACAACTCCCTCCCCCAAATTCTGTTCCTCCAGGCCTGAAAGTCCCCACGTTGAGACCTTCAGAGGTTGGTACCCACAGATTCTGAGATCCAAGTCCTGTGCCCTTGTTATGTGAGACCAAGAAATCTTAGTATCTTAGTATCTCTAGATTATCAGGTACCCAGTTCATACGAGCACATGTGTGGGCCCTTACATTCCAAGACCAACAAGATTGGGGAggggggtgttgagacagggtctcaaataacacaagctagccttgaactcactatgtagccaaggatgcccttgaattcctgattcttctgcctccctgaATGCCAGATCACAGCCTGCACCTGTCTGAACCCCAGATATAAGACCTCAGGGTATAAGACCGTCAAATAAAACCTGACACCCAAACCCAGAAGTCCCATCTGCAGCACCCGGGATTACAGTTTCACCTTTCCAAATAGTCTGTTTCTTtcctcaggctggccccaaactaaaaatcctcctgcttcaatctTTTGAGTATTGGGACTTCTGACCTGTACCAGAGACCTCAGGCCCAAGTCCTTCCCCAGTTCCTCATACCTCAAGATTTCCCAAACCTTAATACAGGAGCCATTTGCCCTTCAAGCACAGATTCTGTGGTTCCTCCAGCCTCTGAGACCTCCACATTTCTTTGAGACAATTTTACTGGGTAACCCTGAACTCTCTTTGTAAACCAGCCTAGATTTGTGCTCATAGAGATCCACatacctctgtcttccaaatgcaTCCTCCACCATGTTAAGAAGAGCACCCCCAGAATCCATAACCCACAAATCTACCCCTCCACCCTTGCCATTCCAAGTCCTCCCAAAGGCTCAGGCTTAGCTTGGTTGCTGCTGCCTACAATCTCAACACTAAGGTAGCGGAATGATTGctgtaaactcaaggccagcctaggctacagaatgagactgtctcaaagcaggaggaagggaagaggaggagaaggaggaggagaaggggggagaTTCTGACCTCACTTTCACACCTGGTCCCCACTCTTATCCTGCCCACCCCCAAAGACATCTGTGTGAAGAACTGAGAGCCCAGTTACCTAAGGCTGGGTCCACTGGTGCAgaggggatctgatgcttctgAGGACAGGGACGCACCCCTGGGTTTATAGCTGGATGCTCAGCCCCGCCCCTGGGTTGGAGGAGGGGGCTAGGATTCCTCTGTCCAAACACCATCCCCCATGCTCAGAGCCTGTCCTGCCCTCTCTGGCTCCAGTTTTGGGGTCCAACCCCTGCCATCTGCTTCAAGGTTCCTGTTGGATTCAGTCAACAATGCCCTAGATTCCAGGCTGGGTCAGGCACCTCACAAGCTCTCTTAGGACACCCAGAAATATTCTGGGCTTTGGAGTCCCCATGAATGGAAACAGTATAGGGAAAAGGGCTTAATGGCAAAGGGGGTCTGAGCAAGGATTCCTGCTTTTTTCTCTACTTGGCTTTTCTCTAACTTCTCCTCTAGCCCTGTCtggatgtttctctctctctctctctctctctctctctctctctctctctctctctcgctcgctcgctctctgtgtgtgtgtgtgtttctgttcctccatctctaccctcTCTGACTCAGTCCAACTGTCTCCCGTCCCCACCCCCAGTCAGTCCTTTGTCTGCCACCGGGATTCCACCACGGTGACAACAGGCTGCTAAAGCTGGGAAGCaggtgtggggaggagggggaggatgggGTGTCAGGCCCGAGAGCCCTCACCCTCCCAGCCCCTGCTCTTTCCATCTGACACAGATCTTTTTTAGTATCCTCCAGCCCTCCCCTTCTCAGCCAAgccatgaccttgaactctaggGAATCCATGGCCGCCCTGAAAGTGTGTTCTCCATGCCTCAAACTGCATCTTTGGGTTTATTTCTGCGGGTGTTGGgggctctctcttcccttctcggGTTTGGGCTCtctttgcgctctctctctctctcccctgtctgAACTGCTGTGACATtctgcattttttgttttgtttcgcgGGCAGGGGGTGAGGAAAGATTTGAGGTTTCATGTGGCCCatgccagcctcaaactcatctATGTGGCTAAGGGTAgctggaactcctgatcctttggTCCTACACTTCGGCAGTGCTGGGGTTAACACAGTTTCTCCATGTTTTGGTCCATATGTGTTCCTGGGGTGTCTGTATGTAGTCACCTgcagctcagctctgcttcttctttgcttttctttttttttttttcttttggtttggttttcttttttttttttttacagagaaaggcatttaattggggtttgctTATAGTCTCAGGAggttagtccatgaccatcacagcAGGGATTGTGGTAGCAGACAGGCCGTCACAACTcaggagcagtaactgagagctcacatctgatcttTCAACACATCGCAGTGCCTTGATCTGTCTTTTCTGTCGCCTTGACAAAATACTTGGTAATGTGTAAAAACTGGGTTTTGTTTAGTCCATGGCTCTGAACGTTCAGAGCCAtggtttggttttcgagacagggtttctctatagctttggagcctgtactggaacccGCTCTAtagaggctagcctcaaactcccagagatctgcctgcctctgcctcccaagtgctgggattaagggtgtgcgcccCCACACCTGGTTTCGttttccatgtctgtctctcactctcaCAGGGTCTCCATCATCTGTCTGCCTCACTGTGAGTGTATCTGTGTTTCTATTGTTCTTTTCTtggcactttaaaaaaataatttaaaaattttatacatatggATAGTTTGTTTGCAtgaacagaagccagaagagggataggatcccttggaactagaattgCTGATAATTTTGAGTTGTTATGTAGGTGTTGGAAATCAAACCTGAGCTCTCTGGGAAAACAGCGAGTGCTCATCATCCCAGAGTCACTTCTGGGCCCACTGGCACATCTTTCTTTGGATTTAGCATGTTCTGTGCCCCTGCAGAGGAGACTACCCCATGTTTGAAACCCATATTCGAAGCTTGTCTGTGACCACACCCCCATATGGTTTGGAGGGACACCAACCCTTATTGCCCCTATCTTTTCTCATGTCTAAACTCCAGGGTAGCAGGCACACACAATCACTTCCAGTTCAGAGAGGTTTATTCCTCAGGGACATCGTCGGCGCGAAGGGTGGGAGCCTGTGGATTCAGCCCTCAAACTTTTTCTTGCGGCCCTCCATTCCACTTAGCGCATCGATGTTCTTGCGCCAGTCTCCCACCTCCCGGTTTTCCTGGAGGTGAAAGGTCAGAGGTTAGGAACTCTTCCTGGTATCTATCCCCTAAATACCCTCTATCTCCCCTCTAGCATGCTAGACCACTCTACGCTGAACTGAATACCTGTCCAAGAATCTGGTTCTAGACAATCTGACCAACTTCTATAAATCTCCGTTCTCCTCCATGCCCCTCTAGTCACCCCCATGTACTTCCTGTCTCCCCTACACACCTccagtctccccctccccctgcaccTCCACTCTCTCTGTCTGGATTTTACCGTGGTTGTGGCCCCTCAGACCCTCTCAAGCATCTGCCTTCCTCACCCTCACCCACACTCACCTTCTCAATGTCCTCCTTCTTCACCTGCTTTAGGTGGGCCCTCAGGTCCAAGGACTCCTTGGCCCGGGTCCCCAGCAGAGCCTGCATCATGGCATCTGCAGAGATCCTTACTCTTCGCAGGGTGGGCCGTTTAAACTTGCCACGCAGGTCATAGATCTTCTGGGTCAGATCTGCGATCTGGGGGCGACCACATGGGGCCCACGTGGAGATCCCcttacctctgcttccttccctagtCTTCCAACCTACGTTTCCCCTTTATCCCTATCTTGCCATCAGTATCTAAGCTCCTGCCTTTCTTCCAGCTCTGGTTCCAGGTTAAAGCCTCCAACTGTGCTGGGCGGTGCCAcctcctttgatcccagcactagggaggcagaagcaggctaatctctctgacttcaaggccagcctgatctacagagtgagttccaggacacactccaaagctacagagaaaccctgtctcaaaaaacaaaacaaaaccagagagaaagaaagaaagaaagaaagaaagaaagaaagaaagaaagaaaggaaggaaggaaggaaggaaggaaggaaggaaggaaggaaggaaggaaggagagagagagagagagagagagagagagagagagagagagaaagaaagaaagaaagaaagaaagaaagaaagaaagaaagaaagaaagaaagagaaaatgcctccaactGCATGCATGCTCTTTCGGATGTTCCCGGCCCCATCAAAGCTTCTAACAGCCCAGCCCAGCAATGTGCAGATCTTGACTCCCTGACAGGGTCTCAATTAATTTATTGTTCAATAGTCCAGTCGCAGTGCCTTGTGCTGTCCCTCTGCTGAAACAACTTCCTTTCCCACGGTGTAGGCACACCGCTAACTGCTCTCTGCTCCGAGTTCTCTCAAGCCCAGACAGCCATAGCCTGAAGCCTGAAGCCACAGACCTGGGGATGGCAGTCTACTGTGAGGGTGCCCAGACTTCCCCAGATTCCCACCTCGGTGATGTTCTTGGTGACTTTTGCTTCCACATCGTATCTCTCCTCATCCACTTTGTCCACCCGAGCATGGAGCTGCCGGCATAAGTCCTGATGAAAAAAGTGCATGTGCGTtgagagagaggctggagagtGGGTTCcctggtctgagggaggaggcctTGGCTCTGGATCCcagggtctgagggaggaggcctGGGCTCTGGATCCCTGGGTCTGAGGGAAGAGGATTGAGCGCTAGGTTCCTGAGTTTGAGAGAGAAGTGCTGAGATCTGTACTCCTGGGCCTGAGGAAGGGGGAGCTGGAAGGAAACGACATTGGAGTGAACTCCAGGGAACTTCAAGTAATATGGCTAGGAACCAAGAATCCTGAGACTTGGAAGGGAACGGCTGGAGAAATACATTGGGTTTTGCATGTTGTAGCGCTGTCTGTATTGCTTGGCATAAGGTCCCTAGGGAAACCATGATTGTGCTCCTGATACCCAAGGGTTGCCAGACTGGAAACATGGAACCTCCGGCCCTAGGTTCGGCAGGAATCCCTGCTTTCTGAGCTGGTACCTGAAGCTCTTCAAAGCCCAGCCCATCCAACTCCAAAGGCTGGCACCGAGTGCTCAGAACGCGCCCTTTCTCTCCACGTCGCTCCTCTGCCTCGCGCTCTATCTCCTGCTTCGCAATCTGCAGCATCAGAGTCTGCAGAACGGTTGAAGAAGACAACAGTGTTCCCAAAAGCATAGCAACAAAAAATTTCCCTCCATCTTCCAGAGAGACAGAACATCCATGTTGGTATCTTTTACTCAAAAACTGTCTCGTTTCTGCGCACACAtatgtgcgggggggggggggtacacgTAATGACACACTCCCAAATGAAACCACACCCAGAAAAGCTCCGCCCATCAAGGCCCTGCCCCTCCGAGCAAGTCATCACCTTCAGCTGAAGTTTCCTCGAGGCGGAGATCTTAGACTTTTTCTGCCAGGATGACATGGAGAAAGGTCAGAGAGAGGTCCCAAAGCTGCGAGGCCCCACCTCTCACAGGTACATTTGGGCCCATTCTTCAACTAGAGTTCACCGGAAGCTTGGGCTCTGACTAGAGCTACACACTGCCCATCTATCCACCGCTCCCCACCCCCATCGCCTATGCCTTGCTGTGGGCAGCGAAGTCCCGCCCCCCAGGCAGCTGTCACCAAGCCCAACCTGCACCTTTCAAAAATTCTGCCCCACCAATAAggctccatccatcaccagagtCCTGCCACCCCTGTCAAAGCCTTGGTGCCGCCCCTCCCTGGTCCCTGAGGAGTCTGCATCCAGAAGCCCCGCCCAGCGGTGACCCCACCCATTAGGACCCCGGCCCACCTTGGCGTGTGGCTCCGTGGCATAGGCTCGGTAGTTGGCAGAGGAGCGGCGTCGGATAGGAGCTGGTGCCGGATGAGGGTCCCCAGCCTGGAGGTGGAGCAGACTACAATCACTGCCTAAACCCTCCCACCCTATCCTTCCCGGGACCCTCACCTACAGCTGCAGGTTCCTCCGCCCACCGCGCCCCAGTCCCTTGCAGCGCCCACTCTGGGCCCAGGGCTCCCTGCTCCACTTCTTAGTTCACAGCGCTCACCGCATCGCTCCTGAAGGGAGAGAAACCGTGAAGAGGCAATCAATGACGGGGCTCCCACTGACCAAGAGGTCGGGGGTACTAACTTTCACTCCCTCGGACCCTGGGGGTCTGATTCTCAAATGCTTACTTATTTCCACCCAGAAACCTAACCACCCTTGCATTCTACCATCTCAGACCAAGCGCCCTGGAATGGCCTGATtactcctctcccctttccttggGGATCCAGTCCAAGGTTACCAAGATTCACTTACTCGTCTGCCATGCTGATCCctcaagagagagaaagggatcaGAGCTTCCTGGAGGGTCCTGGAGGGGTGTCCCCAGTGACCTTGGAGGTCTCTAGAGGTTGGGTCCCCTCTGGGCTGCTCGAGCCTCACTGAGGACACTGAGATAAGGGGCGAGGACAAAGACTAAATATACTGCGGTCTCCTCCCCTGCCCAGGACAAGAGATAACAGGGTGTGAGGGGAGGAGTGTGCAAAGCCCCAGTTGGATGACCAAGGTGCCCGAGGTCCACACCCCCTCCATCTGACTCTGGTGACCCAGCTCTCTCCTCCCTCAGATTCTGGAAAATCTGGAAGCCAGCCCCCTCTTCTCTCAGAGTCCAGACTTCAACTTCCCCTGTTCACACCCAGAAATCCAGGCCCGTCCTTCCTCCTTCACACCTAGGGGTCCAAGCCCTGGCCCCTCCCTAAACTGCAGTCTTTCAGAGGCCGAGGATTTCTTGTGTCTCCTCTATTTGGGGGTCAGTTTCAGTGACCATAGCTTGTTTAGTTTGAATGCTCATGTGTCTGACCCCAGGTTGTGAAACACGACCAAGTTCATTTGTAAACCCACAAATAGGACTTCTGCTGggccctcctccccttcccccccctccCGGCACTGGACACCGATcgaggacagacacacagaggtgaCCCTGGGCTCTTTATTTGAACCACATGGGCGGGGGGTGTCCTCATCCTTCCCAACAGTAGCATGTCAGGAGAGAAAGGCCCAAGGCAAAGGAGAGGACCTGGAACCCAGGGTGGTGCACCCAGCCAGGGATCAGCCTCAGGATAACTCAGAGAACAATCTAGGGCCACCACCACCCTAATCATAGAGCTGAGTGGTTCGGGAAAGGAATTTAAAATTCTCGTTCTATCACTGGGGTTGAGAAAGAACATAGAGTAAAACAGCAGTCCAGCCAGTGATGGCTGAGGGCTGCTTATATGAGCCGGTGTCAGTCCTGGGCCTGCTTCAGTGGTTAAAGGGGGACCGCTTTAGTTCCTGGGTTTTGGAGGTGTATTCAAGGTGGATATAGCCATGGCTGGGTTTATCACTTCCGGAGGAGGGGCCAGGTCAGCCTGGGTCAAGCTGATTGCTTCTAGAGGAGTGGCCAGGTAAACCTGGGGTGGGCCCATCTCTTCTAGAGGAGGGGCATGATCAGCCTAGGGTGGGCTCATCGCTTCTAGAGAAGGGGCCTGATCAGCTTGGGGTGAGCTCATCACTTCTAAAGGAGAAGTGTGGTCAGCCTGGGGTGGGCTCATTGCTTCTAGAGGAGGgacaaggtcagcctggggtgGGCTCATCGCTTCTAGAGGAGAAGCCTGGTCAGCCTGGGGTGGGCTCATCGCTTCTAGAGGAGGGACAAGGTCAGCCTGGAGTGCGTTTATCGCTTCTAGAGGAGGGGCCGGGACTTTACAGGGCACCAATGCAGATTCCACAGCTGAGTCTGCACTACCCATAGTAGAGTTCCCTAACTTGTAAAAGCGCAAAAAGGTCTCCGAGGGGGTGGCCCCTGTATGAGGGGCGAACCCAGCCGCCCGCGCTATCTCCCCAACACGGTCAGAAAACGCCTTCAACTCCTTGGGCCGCAGGTCCACCAAGTACCTGGTTCAGGAAACCACATGTGAGAAGACTGGGCTTTGGGCCCGGCTGGGACCTTCCCACCCTGCTCCTCTCTGGCTCACCGAGCTAATTCCACAACCAAGTTCCCTCCAGGGGCCACGCAAGCACCAAGCTCAGGGCTGAGAAGATGGACCATCCTGCGAAGAGAAAAGGCCCCAAGCTCAGGGCTTGAGAAGATGGGCCAGCCTGCGGATGCTAGGAGCTGTGACATACGGATAAGGACGAAGGCCCTGAGCACGTGGAGACTGTAAAACTGATCCCTGGATCCCGAGAAAGAAGAAACCGGGCTTGATGCTAGGTCTCTATGAGCACACCTGTGTCCTGCTTACCCGCAGGACACATAGAGCAGTTGGAACCGGCCCTTGTAGCAGGTCTTATGGTGGAGAGTCTGCGAAGAATCGAGGGACAGAAAGTGCATAGTAAAGGGTTCTCGAGTAGGCACtgcaagaaaagggaagaaaaacatcagttctggggctggagagacaacttaCCCTGCTAAGAGAGTGTGCTACTCTTTGTACCTAGCACCAAAACTCATGTTGGACTGTTTATAACCACCTCTAACTTCTTTGTAGGGATATGCACCCTCTTGTGGTCTCTGACAGCACctacacatgcgtgtgcatatacacacaaacaaaatctaAATCTTAATGGAGGTAGTCAAAAAGACACACGAGTGGGCAGACAAACAAATACTGGAGTTCCTTGttctctactttttctttttgttttgtgacaggttCTCATCTTGTTGCTGATGATGTCTGGATTTGTTACCAagacctgaatgctgggatgacatGCATGACAGCGCCTCGCTTTCTTGGTTTTttctttagaattattttttggTGATGGTGTGTTCCACAGTGTGCGTGTGAAAGGTCAGGTGACAACATTATggagtctgctctctccttccacctttactcGCATCCCAGAGATCGAAATTAGGTT
This genomic window from Chionomys nivalis chromosome 2, mChiNiv1.1, whole genome shotgun sequence contains:
- the Tnni3 gene encoding troponin I, cardiac muscle produces the protein MSSWQKKSKISASRKLQLKTLMLQIAKQEIEREAEERRGEKGRVLSTRCQPLELDGLGFEELQDLCRQLHARVDKVDEERYDVEAKVTKNITEIADLTQKIYDLRGKFKRPTLRRVRISADAMMQALLGTRAKESLDLRAHLKQVKKEDIEKENREVGDWRKNIDALSGMEGRKKKFEG